A part of Dermacentor variabilis isolate Ectoservices chromosome 10, ASM5094787v1, whole genome shotgun sequence genomic DNA contains:
- the LOC142559896 gene encoding uncharacterized protein LOC142559896, whose protein sequence is MTSPIQGQGVTDESMALPVATPRAEPDEATGELAPCEPHASVEEELSQFHSGAALAAAKEAHSSMSLYGGNYNVAIFAALTTGATVGIVLRGLSTKPWPARHVMYLAFPGELLRRMLREAALPLSASSVIAATGTMQRPLSLRVACFSLFYAVVVKLASQGNAVLTTLAVQPGRVLETGDLQRLLDAVPPHARLYEPPWNGTATDVLYDIARSLTCPHGVLPRRTLQKLLEGTLALLSFHYYRSLMTKIYIEAL, encoded by the exons GTCGCGACTCCTCGAGCGGAACCGGATGAAGCGACTGGTGAGCTTGCGCCGTGTGAGCCGCACGCCAGCGTCGAGGAAGAGCTCAGTCAGTTTCACAGTGGGGCAGCCCTGGCGGCTGCCAAGGAGGCGCACTCCTCGATGAGCCTTTACGGCGGCAATTACAACGTCGCCATTTTCGCCGCCCTCACCACCGGCGCCACCGTAGGCATAGTGCTGCGCGGCCTGTCTACCAAGCCATGGCCGGCACGACAC GTCATGTACCTGGCGTTCCCGGGCGAGTTGCTGAGGCGCATGCTGCGCGAGGCGGCGCTCCCCCTGAGCGCGTCGAGCGTGATCGCGGCCACGGGCACCATGCAGCGGCCGCTGTCGCTGCGCGTCGCCTGCTTCTCGCTCTTCTACGCGGTGGTCGTCAAGCTGGCGTCGCAGGGAAATGCCGTGCTGACCACGCTCGCGGTGCAGCCGGGACGCGTCCTCGAAACCGGCGACCTCCAGCGCCTGCTCGACGCCGTGCCGCCGCACGCACGACTGTACGAGCCTCCGTGGAACGGCACCGCCACCGACGTGCTCTACGACATCGCCAGGTCACTCACTTGCCCCCACGGAGTGCTACCGCGACGCACCCTTCAAAAGTTGCTGGAAGGGACCCTGGCGCTGCTATCGTTCCACTATTATAGAAGTTTAATGACTAAAATATATATCGAGGCACTATAA
- the LOC142559886 gene encoding neutral amino acid transporter A-like, with translation MLGVVLSTHGGSGTLLGFFIGLSNAMMFLAHFILLYAPFGLFFATAAYVVQTRNLQPLASHLALYVFAVALSLVVHALVVLPFVLATATGRSFRGLLQNAATPLAVAFGAASSSETVPPTIAALEERLNLDTRIVRLLVPIAAVLNTDGTSIYITISALFFAQTKTDYVDLRTVVLVCMAAPTTGGPSYLRLRLIHEAVGMPTDTIGILFITDWIVSRLANVVDVLTGLVSVYVVQHYCGLEEQPTVEDANRDIPP, from the exons ATGCTGGGCGTCGTCCTGTCCACCCACGGAGGCAGCGGCACGCTCCTGGGCTTCTTCATCGGCCTCAGCAACGCCATGATGTTCCTGGCGCACTTCATACTACTCTACGCACCGTTCGGACTGTTCTTCGCCACGGCCGCCTATGTCGTGCAGACGCGCAACCTGCAG CCTCTGGCCTCCCACCTGGCGCTGTACGTGTTCGCCGTGGCGCTGTCGCTGGTCGTGCACGCGCTGGTCGTGCTGCCGTTCGTGCTGGCGACCGCCACGGGGCGCAGCTTCCGCGGGCTGCTCCAGAACGCGGCCACCCCGCTGGCGGTGGCGTTCGGCGCCGCGTCGAGCAGCGAGACCGTGCCGCCCACCATCGCCGCGCTCGAGGAGCGCCTGAACCTGGACACCAGGATCG TGCGGCTCCTGGTTCCCATCGCGGCAGTTCTGAACACAGATGGCACCTCAATCTACATCACCATCAGCGCCCTGTTCTTCGCCCAGACGAAGACTGACTACGTTGATCTTCGCACTGTCGTGCTTGTCTG TATGGCGGCGCCCACGACAGGCGGTCCGAGTTACCTGAGGCTCCGTCTGATCCACGAAGCCGTAGGAATGCCGACGGATACCATCGGGATTCTCTTCATCACAGACTGGATTGT AAGCCGCCTGGCGAACGTGGTGGACGTGCTCACGGGTCTCGTTAGCGTCTATGTGGTGCAGCACTATTGCGGCTTGGAAGAACAGCCCACCGTGGAGGATGCGAACAGGGACATCCCGCCTTAG
- the LOC142559894 gene encoding uncharacterized protein LOC142559894 — protein sequence MSSATSSETYLHSHSITHTWTVHNCGKLRLRNKVSLCSSPFPAQWDEPRFQIWLTTDVDYYGYETASCFIETKSTLQGSYSLALRDPTGRDIAQVTCNTKTAARITCEKKCLVGLSLNGSSASNASVASAACAGDDNDRYALVVLFRFEYMTDRNGGQDECPGSPLLGQLPGLLESSSFGDVEIRVGQKKLRAHGDLLGRLSPVFAAMLTSGTTEAVNRVVVIEDLSYDAVRQLLEFLYAGTLSGISQGAVDLYVAADKYGVASVKAACARQLSNALAPDNAVRVFELAVRHSDKELCRDAARFIDAHLPEVQASDAWDALLRDDLMALALFKSASRYQPKQGQGVSSASSSTTAV from the exons ATGTCGTCGGCGACATCGAGCGAGACGTACCTGCACTCGCACAGCATCACGCACACGTGGACGGTGCACAACTGCGGTAAGCTGCGGCTGCGCAACAAGGTCTCGCTCTGCAGCTCGCCCTTCCCGGCCCAGTGGGACGAGCCACGCTTCCAGATATGGCTCACCACGGACGTCGACTACTACGGCTACGAGACAGCATCGTGCTTCATCGAGACCAAGAGCACACTACAG GGCTCGTACTCTCTGGCACTGAGGGACCCCACGGGACGGGACATCGCGCAAGTCACCTGCAACACCAAGACGGCGGCGCGCATCACCTGCGAGAAAAAGTGCCTGGTGGGTTTGAGCTTGAACGGCAGCTCGGCCAGCAATGCCTCGGTCGCGTCCGCTGCCTGCGCCGGTGACGACAACGACCGCTACGCGCTCGTCGTCCTCTTCAG GTTCGAGTACATGACGGACCGCAACGGGGGCCAGGACGAGTGCCCGGGCAGCCCGCTGCTGGGCCAGCTGCCCGGTCTCCTGGAGAGTTCCAGTTTCGGCGACGTCGAGATACGCGTCGGCCAGAAGAAACTGCGCGCCCACGGAGACCTGCTGGGCCGGCTGTCGCCCGTGTTCGCTGCCATGCTCACCAGCGGCACCACCGAGGCCGTCAACCGCGTTGTGGTCATCGAGGACCTGTCCTACGACGCCGTCCGACAGCTGCTCGAGTTCCTCTACGCCGGCACGCTCAGCGGAATTAGCCAG GGTGCGGTGGATCTGTACGTGGCGGCCGACAAGTACGGCGTGGCGTCGGTGAAGGCCGCGTGCGCCCGCCAGCTGTCCAACGCGCTGGCGCCGGACAACGCGGTGCGCGTCTTCGAGCTGGCCGTGCGACACAGCGACAAGGAGCTATGTCGGGACGCGGCGCGCTTCATCGACGCCCACCTTCCGGAGGTGCAGGCTTCCGACGCCTGGGACGCGCTGCTGCGAGACGACCTGATGGCGCTGGCCCTCTTCAAGTCCGCGTCCCGATACCAGCCAAAGCAGGGACAGGGCGTCTCTTCCGCCTCAAGCTCCACCACGGCCGTCTGA